DNA from Rhinatrema bivittatum chromosome 1, aRhiBiv1.1, whole genome shotgun sequence:
GTCCAATTTGCATTCAGCTGTCTGCAATCAAAAAGGAGCTGACTCATCTGAAATAGGAATTAGCTCCCCTACCTTGCAGCATCCAAAATATCTCCCCCCAAATCCCGCAGAGGATTCAGAACCCCCCAGGAATAAATGACTTACAGTGGGCTatggtagaacaagacctgtgaGCCAGAGACATCAAATTTCCCCAACTCTGCAGCATCCAGAATATACACCCTCATTCCCACAGAGGAGTCAAACATCCAGCAATAAATGGCTTgtagtgggctctggtagaataaggccACGAAAAGAAACCCAGTCTCCCCCATTATACCCTTAtataatgcattttctgcattgaaaaATGAAGCTCTAGcattagaaaatgaaatgatGTCTGAAAGGGAGGAAGTCGCCTAATGCACCTGGAAACCCTTTTAACATCAAATATCATGAGAGCTTTTTCTGTTGGGAGACTCAGTCGTCAGAGAAACTAACTTGGGAacattttgatggggacacaacagttaaatgccttccagtaTCTTCAgcaagtagaaatgcaaaccaggttgtcaatgcaattatagaagaaagtagagactctatcaatgttatcatccatctggggaccaataaCCGTGCTGGAAATGGGATCCCAACACTATAGAGATTTCCAAAATATAGAGAAGATTAGACATATGGCAAAAACTACTGCCTTTCCTGCCCATAGAAAAGGAAAGGCTAAGTCACATGGATAATTTCAATATaaggctcaaaacatggtgtaaagaaagtggttttaGATACATtggagcagcgcttctcaaccggtgtgtcgcaacaaacaagtgtgtcgcgtctcccagtgtcccactgccccattgtactttccttctccctttttccagcccccatggGTCAATTGGAAGCCTCCATTCTTTCTACCCCCACTGCCCACTGGGAaacctccttcattttgcctGCCCCcatgcaggccaatcggaagcctcctcccttctacctgccagtgggagtaggaagaagggaggaagcctttgactGGCCGGTGAGGCAAGCATCAGaaagcccgggggtggggtgggaagaatAGAAGTGTTGAACTCCGACGAAGTAAGGCCGCCACGAGAGCCTATTCCCGTGGCGGCGAAGAGAAAACCCGGCCCCAatcaagcaaggccgccacagcccgtgGCGGTGAAGAAGAAACCCAACCCCAACcgaggccaccacaggagcccatccccatggtggcgaaaaaagaaggcccgccggagtaaagccacggcggaactggagcccatccctgcagcgaaggaagaataTGTTTttagtgagagcttgtgtgtctgtgttgaATGattgcctgggtgagagcttgtgtgtctgtgtgtgaatgagtgcctggctgagagtttgcgtgtctgtgggtgtgaatgggtgcctggctgAGGGCTTgcatgtctgtgggtgtgaatgggtgcctggctgagagcttgcgtgtctgtgggtgtgaatggatgcatgggtgagagcttgcgtgtctgtgggtgtgactgggtgcttgggtgagagcttgtgggtgtgaatggaagcctgggtaagagctggtgtgaatgggtgcgagagcatttgtgtgtgattgagagcttgtatataagagaccatgagtgtgactgagagagagactggtcaggaagatgactggtgtgagagagaccaagactggtcatggggtctaattgggtgtgggtgtgtgtgtgtgagtgactggttttgggcgctaaggaagaggactgtgagatcagagcttcagcagcccttctGCTTCTGGAGTGCTATTGGCctagaagggaaaggagtaggagagttgctggagagggtaagtaaaggtggcttttctaatttatttttcttgattgactgccattttaattattgggtattatgcgatgtctgctgttttgaaattttattgatatttggatacgctttaataatttttatgagtttttaattgttggatattattctgttcagcagctgttttgtaacatttttagtatttcagtgtggggctctatagcagcttggcttattctgttttcccaataggaaatgtattggttttagggcctggtttaatagttgtatttcttagataggattgttactgtttgagtgtgttccataatacaggtgtaactttgtgtgggttagtttgtgtgcattattgcaaatcctaaGAGTCTGtcaggtgctatatttctctttccatttctacaggtttgcactgcatgcagagtggctttttttgttttccattccagtttctgtctccatatttataatttgtggtttttctgtacttggtgaagggtgtgtgaccaaggtgaggtatttaactagcatatacgcatttgtatcaatcttattttgTTGTGtaatcacatcctggtatttagcctgcccttcatttgctatcatacaggccaatacagaaaaaagcACGGGAGAGCTGGTGCGtgcacaggccattctcctgggcgcgcgattcaggagggtggcctatgcaaattagggcccgtggtaaaaggcgctagggacactagcgcgaccctagtgcctcctttttgacaggagcgtgGCTGTcggagggtttgacagccgacgctcaattttgccagcatcggttctcaaacccgctgacagccacaggttcggaaaatggacggtggcataattgagtgtctatcttccgacccgcaggccgatttaaaattattatttttttaatttttgattttcttttttttggggcctcgaacttaatatcgctatgatattaagtcagagggtgtacagaaaagcagttttttctgcttttctgtacactgcaccggcagaaattaacgccagcctttgggcaggcgttaattttttaaagtaaaatgtgcggcttcgctgcacattttgctttctggatcgcacgggaataactaatagggccatcaacatgcatttgcatgttgcgagcgctattagtttcggggggggttggccgtgcattttcgacgcactattaccccttactgtataaggggtaaagctagcatgtcaaaTTATACTTTTGAGGACAAAGTCAATGTCATTAGATGCACAAAGTGTAGTACAggaggtgggtaaaatatatggaGATGGAGAGGTGGGGGTAAGAGGATACAGAACAAAGATGGCACTAAATTAGACAAGGCAGAGTTTGGAGAGAGTCTTAATTGTATTATAGTCTAGCCTtttgacaactgaggtaagtgtaaGAAGAGAATGATCTGAGAACAGTTCAGTTCATAGATAattgtagtgagtcatgaagccattgtctcgGTTCAGACCTAAGGTGATGGTGTTAATTGTtttgatgagttccaattcagcagtttcacgcTGGAGTATTCAGAGAATGGCAAacttaaggtcagatagagaatgtcctggaaggttgaaaAGTTCTGTTGATTTCTGGATTTTGCCATTTCTAATATCAGATTTATGTCAATTTATTCTTTTGTTTAGACAACAGAGGGACATTGCTGGCAGGTAATGGTgtatattacattggaagaagagcaggtgaatgagCCCTGGATGTTGTAGTTGAGGGTTAATATGTGGACAGAGTTGACATCTAAGTTTCTGGTAGGGTCTGGTTCCTGAGTTGGTGTCATTGTTGTGCAATTTGTGGTTGCTGGTGAGTATCCAtttgaggttgggggggggggggggggggggggctgccaatAAGCCAGGATAGGCTCGCCACCCATAGCCTGTGAGAGGGTGGTATTGTCCAGGATGGGTTGTAGATCCTTGATGCTGTGTTTCAGTGACTTCATCTGGGAGTTATAGGTAACCAGATATGTTCTATTAATTTCTTTCCTGTAGCAGAGTGTTCTTGGGTATTTGTCTGGTTCTCTTGATCTGTTTTCTTACCTGATTGGGTGGATACTGTAATTCCCAAAATGACTGTTGTAGATTCTCCAGATGGGCGTCCCTCTTTGAGGAGTTAAAACAGATGTGATTGTACTATAGGGCTTGGCTGTAGACGTGGTGGTAGGGGATGGGTGGAAGCTGGATGCATGCAGGTATGTATGGCAGTTGGTGGGTTTCTGGTTCTTATGTGTTCCTCATGTAGTTGTACAGTGGTGTACAAAAAGTGGACTTGCTATGTGGACTGATGAAGATACCTGTTGATAGTAGGGTGGAATTTGTTGAATTCTTGGTGGCATTCTTTAAGTGTTTCAAATCCATGGATCCAGATGATGAAAATGTCATCAGTGTACCTTAGGTTGAGGAGCAGCTTCTGGGTATAGTATCTGAGGAAACATTTTTCTCAATCAGCCATGGCACCAATGAGTTTATAACATCAGACATCTGGAGTCTCTTAACAACTGGGAAGATAAAAGACTGGTATTGAAATACCTTCTGAATGTGCTGGTTGTAAAGCTTTTGTTAAAGTGAAAagtggagatccaagatggcggagtAGAGGAAAGACGCGTCGAACACTCTCTCTATTTCCTGAAAACTTTCGCTTCGCGGAGAAACCAGCTATGCTGCACACTAAGAGGCAAGGCAAACTGAGGGAGGTAAATGCTGCATCCTCCCCAGTAAACCCAACCCAACCAAAAATAGAGAGCTTTTTCGGCGCGGGCCCCAACAAAGCTCCTGAAGAAGGAAGCGCTGTGAACGCCACTACGGGGCCAAATGCGGCCTCACCTGCTTTGGTCATCTCTCTCAACCCAGAAGCGCTgacaacaccctcccccccccccccccctttgcgaAGAAAAATATCGATGGAAAAAAGATAATGTACCCAGAGAAAAGAACTGTTTCTGAAGAAAGAATATCTGAAGTAAGTGAAACTGGTACTTTGATTTCTATGATACCAGGGGAAAAGTTTCCTTGAATAGAACTGGGAACAGTGTCTGTGttaagggaggagggaggaacctTCACTGCACACAGCAAAGTGTTGGACACTGGAGGTTTAGAGACAGCTGTCAATATTCCTGagaagaaattggaaaagccatTGGTCATAACTCTGGACAGTGTATTGGTCACCATTAAGAGTTTGGAGAAATCTATATCCACATTAGCAAATGTGATAATAGATGTGAATAAACGAGTGGTAAAATCAGAACAGCAGAGTGAAGTACAAAAAGTAAAAATGGAGGAATTAGAACAGAAAGTGATCCAAGTTCAGAAAGTACAAGGAGATATAATACAAAGGGAAATGGAACATATAAAGAAGATGGAAAGGTTGGAAAACgaaatatctgaatttaagagttttaaattttcccaaaattagATGTATATCAGTACAAGACCAATTTAAACGATACATGCAGGAGGTATTAAAAATAACTTCAGAAACTACTCCACCTTTGGCTAAAATATATTATGTGTCTTATGAAAATGCAAGAGAAGAAGAACTGCCTTCTTTAAATGTGACTGATTTATTGGAGACTTCAAAAGAAGATATGGTTGAAAAACATGGAACAGTGTTAGTAAAATTTATATTTCCATCAGACAGAGATATGGTTCTCAAGTTATTTTTGAGAAATCGATCTGTTATTTATTACAACCAGAAAATATGGATTTTTCCAGACATTGCTAGAGTGACCcagcaaagaagaaaggaatttcTGGCATTAAGACAGCTTGCTGAACAGATTGGTGCTCAGATGGTTATATGCTAGCCAAGCAAGTGTATGTTAAAATTGAATAATATCAAATACATCTACTTTGAACCATCAGATCTTAAACTGTTCTTAGAAGCCAAAGCATTAATCGGGAATAACGGTAATTCCTGTTTTCGCATAGGATAAATGTCGGTGACACTCTTAACTTCCAGTCTTACTTAAAGAATTTACTTAATTATGCTCAACTAAGATCTTGGTCTCTCCCAATTTCATGGTActaggatatctataatgaaggATAGAAGAAAATGTGTATTAGACTTGATTAGTGATATTTTGATTGGGAAAATataatcgggcggattttaaaagccctgctcgcgtaaatccgcccggatttacgcaagcagggccctcacgcgccggcgcgcctattttgcataggccgccggcgcgcgcagagccccgggacgcatgtaagtcccgggggtttttttagggggcgtggcgggggccgaacgacgtggcgttttgggggcgggacgcggcgtttcgggggcgggtccgggggcgtggttttggcccggggcgttccggggcatggccacgcgccctccggaaccgcccccgggtcgggtgtcggcacgccagcagcccgccggcgtgcgtggatttacgtctccttccgggaggcgtaaatccgtggataaaagtagggggggtttagatagggctggggtgggtgggttagggaggggaaggtgaggggagggcgaaagaaagttccctccgaggccgctctgattttggagcggcctcggagggaacggagacaggctgcacggctcggcgcgcgccggctgcccaaaatctgcagccttgcgcgcgccgatccaggattttagaagatacgcgcagctacgcgcgcatcttataaaatccagcgtacttttgtttgcgcctggtacgcgaacaaaagtacgcgaacgcgctttttaaaaaaatctaccccaatttgaGTATCTTCtgtctttatatttttctattgTAACTGTTGCCTGAAAAATGTTGATGTAATAGATATCCGAATTGTTTTTTGGCATGTTGTATGTCATGAAAattaaaacttaataaagtaAAAAGTGAAACACCCAACTTAGGCCTGGTaaatccggtggtaacgggggggcaggggggcgggcctgcgaaagccggcagccatcgcaccactgcagtgtgctagctgccggcttttgcaccgaataactacaccataaaaggtgtagttattcagcgtgaaactggcggcaataagggtccTTATCATTCACCGCCAGCGATGTATCCGCAGAGTTGGTCCTGGTGCCAccccgacttctcctcttccggggccgattccgcccccatttagtgatcgcatgcaaaagggacttttcgtgtgcgattgcttttgaaaatgacccccttagacacTGGACTAAGTTAGAGAAAAAAGATATAAAGAATTGTATCTGCCCATCTTCTTTGGATGATCCAAAAGGAGCAAAGAGTGAAACAGTTGGTTCTTTTTGGGGTCCCCAAGCTTGGTGTCTTCCAGGTTTTCAGGGATACGGTCTTGTAAAAGGAAGACGGCTGAGAGGTGTCCTTTGTATAATATCTTATCTTTATTTCTGTCCATATTAATTAATCCTGTTTacctgtattaatttatgtacagcttactgtgatactgtattcattttttatattatctTTGCTGATTCATTGACTATATATTAGCAACATTTGGTAAACTGTTTTTGtgctttaccagattgtgtgtagTGTTATGACATAATATATCCTTATACAGCCACCGCATACACCAGAATGGTGTTGTCGGGTAGGTATCCAATAAAATGGTGTTTCCTCAGAAAATCTGTGGTCGCAACAGTAGCTAGGAGTGCTGGTGGCATAGGGTCTAAGGATGGAGTCCATGTAGCTAGATACTCCTACTGTGAGGGTTCTAATGCTAGAAACAATGGGGCATCCAGGGTTCCCAGTTTGTGTATTTTGGGTAATAGGTAATAGGGTGGTCCATGTAAAGCTGTTGGTGTAGTCTTGTGGGGAATCTCTCCAGAAGATTGTGTAGTTCTTTCTGGTATTCTCCAATGGGGTCTGAGGGTGGGGCTTGTAAAATTGCTTTTTGTGTATATTACAATCTATTAATGACAACCCTGGCTCCTCCTTTGTCATTTTTCTAGGGAGAGAAGGGGTTCGAGGATCATCAGGGATAGGGGTTAGTCTTAGGGTTTTAGGACCACTGGTGGAAAGGGGGAGTGGGGGCAAGGACTAGTGGGGAATTTATGGGagggctggggatggaggatTAGGATCACCACGGCAGAGAGGAGGGGGGCTAGAGAGGCCTATTCTGTCTATCTGCTTCCTCTTCCTTACCCCAGTGCTCCTGCATCCCCAACCAGCAGCCATCCTTTGCCTGCTAGTGCTTATCCAGCATGTGAAGAGTGTGTTTGGGTATGTGTGTAAGAGCTGCTACGGGGCCATGGTCCCGCCTCTCTGCACAAGTCACCTCTGGCCTTGTCCCCGTCCATCTCcctcctttttgtctacaaattaagcacTGGTACTACTGGTGCAGAAGGCAGGATGAAGATGcaaatagttttaattattgcggTTCCACTTCCTTCCTTTTAAGTCTGCGTTTATAACGGTTGGATTTGATGCTGTTAATGAAAGCTGCCTTGTTTTTGATTAGTAATCAAACAACTAAGCACAATGTGTTTACTGAGCATGATAACTTGCTGTGAATGTAATTATATAAGCATGAGACACATGACACAACTTTAAGTTTCTGTatgcattctatttttttttaaactcatcctCTGGTTTCTGGGCACAGTGATGCTGGTGGCCATTTAAATATCATCTGCTTGGCTTCTCTCTGCCACCTGTAGTGGTTTCCTTACTACTTGATTTTGCAGCTCAGGAGCCAGAGCTGCCAAATGACAGAGTTCCAGGAGGAGGCCATCGGCCAGTGCTGGCTTTGAACGCGCATTCTAATGCAATGCAGTCTGTGCAGTCCCCACCTCTATACTCTCAGATCAACTGCCTCGGGTACGAGCCAGGCAGAAATCCGTGTCACTCGGCCGCGCCTAGAAATCTGTTTCTACCAGGCGAGACAGAAAGACTGGGCCCGCGGGCTCGGCTCCTGCAAGCAGACCCATTACTCCGTCCCCGCCACATTTTGCCCGCGGCTCCCCCAGTCAGGCAGAGAGTTGCAGTGAAAGGGCCTCTCTTCCTGCCTCTAGCAAACTTCCAAATCTATTCCTCTCCCGTTAGGGGCTCCAGGGACGAAGGCTTCCGCCCGGCCTCCCCGGCAGGGGCTTACAGCtgcagcatttctttttttttaacccccccCTACGCCAGGAGCCAAACCAGACCCTTCCGCCCGGAAATCCGAGAAGGGAGCAAGCGAACCAAAAGTTGGCTCTCGTTCTAGCGGCGGGGGAGAGTCTGCACGGCGGCAGGGGGCGCTGCCCGCCTCGCTCcgacggaggggggggggggtggaatttgaTTTCGCTtccttttcaaatttatttattttttgtttgttttcgtCTGTGCAGTTGCCGAGGCGCCCGCGCGATGACTTCCCGCCAGCAGCCGCAGGTCTACAGCCAGGGGCCGGTCCCGGCCGTGTCCGAGGAGCAGCGGGAGATCCTGGAGCACAACTTCAGCAAGGTGTGCCGGCAGCCCCACGGCGCCACCCTCACGCTGATCGCCGCCGAAGCGGGGCTGTCCGAGCCCCACACCCAGGTAAATTGCAGGACCAGACTACAGATTCCCCCCTCCAGATCCTTTAGCGCTGGGGCGCTTTCACCATGTCCATCCCCCATGCACTgccttgcctgctgtctctgcGCTGTTGCGATTGGTTATAATTGCTATTATTTAACTTTAGTAAGTACTGGGGACAGGGGTAGTGCTTCCCTCCCTTGCGCCCTTTGTGCTCCTGACCTCGATTTAGGATTTAAAAAAGCACG
Protein-coding regions in this window:
- the HOPX gene encoding homeodomain-only protein isoform X1; translation: MQSVQSPPLYSQINCLGCRGARAMTSRQQPQVYSQGPVPAVSEEQREILEHNFSKVCRQPHGATLTLIAAEAGLSEPHTQLWFKKRLAKWRESEGLPAECGSVTD
- the HOPX gene encoding homeodomain-only protein isoform X2 — its product is MTSRQQPQVYSQGPVPAVSEEQREILEHNFSKVCRQPHGATLTLIAAEAGLSEPHTQLWFKKRLAKWRESEGLPAECGSVTD